A single window of Watersipora subatra chromosome 9, tzWatSuba1.1, whole genome shotgun sequence DNA harbors:
- the LOC137405064 gene encoding protein FAM200C-like has protein sequence MSSSKELQRLLVGIAVSTSVIRYMFMPAECTKIIVGDTAAQKIADLSLSDSTVKSRIDDMSGNIKRQVIEKIMSSPMFAIQHDESTDVASISQLMVFASYVHRETIEEKFMFCSLLTETTTAADVINLVSDFFSKEHLNWGKQIGVCTDGDPAMFGCHAGFAQLVKEKNHLVVSTHCCIHRQARAAKTLPEGLLEHLSLVIKVVNFIKGSALQTLLFHKLCDDIDAVHSSLLFHTEVRWLSKSNMLLRFFNLREEVNEFLKTHNKPKLLASTQVEGFHQCLAYLVDIFGSITKVNTKMQGRDRNVLNVTDSIIAFKDKLKLWVERLATGNVRVSFPVLHSLVDKKAPSAFLLTNIKHYLNSLIAEFEKYFPKVDPRTEQLMSLTRDRFRRNVHEIPEQLQEEFFRADKQLCIK, from the exons ATGTCCTCTTCAAAAGAGTTGCAAAGGTTATTAGTGGGAATAGCAGTGTCAACATCTGTTATCCGTTACATGTTCATGCCAGCAG AGTGTACTAAGATTATTGTCGGAGACACCGCCGCTCAAAAGATAGCTGATTTATCCCTCTCAGACAGCACAGTAAAGTCGAGGATCGATGATATGTCTGGGAACATAAAGAGGCAAGTAATTGAAAAGATCATGTCTTCTCCCATGTTCGCCATTCAACATGATGAGTCCACTGATGTTGCTAGCATTTCACAGCTGATGGTGTTTGCAAGCTATGTACACAGAGAAACAATTGAGGAAAAATTTATGTTCTGCAGTCTCCTAACAGAGACCACCACAGCTGCTGATGTTATAAACCTGGTGTCCGACTTCTTCAGCAAAGAACATCTGAACTGGGGCAAACAAATTGGAGTTTGCACTGATGGTGATCCAGCCATGTTTGGCTGTCATGCTGGATTTGCACAGTTGGTAAAAGAAAAGAATCATTTAGTGGTGAGTACCCATTGCTGCATTCACAGACAAGCGCGAGCAGCCAAAACTCTTCCCGAAGGATTGCTGGAACACCTTTCTTTAGTGATTaaagtagtaaactttatcaaaggCTCTGCTTTGCAAACACTTCTCTTCCACAAATTATGTGATGATATAGATGCTGTGCACTCATCACTATTGTTCCACACCGAAGTTCGATGGTTATCAAAGAGTAACATGCTTCTGCGTTTCTTCAATCTACGAGAAGAGGTCAATGAGTTCttgaaaactcataacaaaccCAAACTACTGGCTTCAACGCAGGTGGAAGGCTTCCATCAGTGTCTTGCTTACCTGGTTGACATATTTGGTTCAATCACTAAAGTGAACACAAAGATGCAAGGTAGAGACAGAAATGTGTTGAATGTAACTGATAGTATCATTGCATTCAAGGACAAGCTCAAACTCTGGGTAGAAAGACTGGCTACTGGGAATGTAAGAGTTTCATTTCCAGTTCTGCATTCATTAGTTGACAAGAAAGCTCCTTCCGCTTTTTTGCTAACCAACATAAAGCATTATTTGAACAGCttgatagcagagtttgagaaatattttCCAAAGGTAGATCCTAGGACAGAGCAATTGATGAGCCTGACCCGAGACCGTTTCAGGCGCAATGTCCACGAGATTCCGGAACAGCTTCAGGAGGAGTTTTTTAGAGCTGACAAACAACTCTGCATTAAATGA